A single window of Loxodonta africana isolate mLoxAfr1 chromosome 10, mLoxAfr1.hap2, whole genome shotgun sequence DNA harbors:
- the ZFHX2 gene encoding zinc finger homeobox protein 2 — MATLNSSSSAGTTPSPGQDALSPPPDTSSSHTPSDPVTKDPPAAPSTSESIRPSEPGGQPLESGCGLVPPKEIGEPQREPGCGLFPPKDLGVEEDKEKEEEGEGLPPVDLNNHLFFTAGGEAYLVAKLSLPGGSELLLPKGFPWGEAGIKKDPSLPLLAHPPPTHLTALHIQHGFDPIQGFSSSDQILSHDTSAPPPAACEGRDGAFWSYQLAPNPPGDPKDGLMGSKEGDHRALFWLCLLCRLGFSRPQAFMGHTQSHGVKLTPAQHEGLPGSPAMLQEGGKGCMALISFLEPKPPACPPFEIPLDNNSTVNLEANVAQTEDGPPEAEVQAHVLPPEEVMALSPPSPPTTPATWDPSPTQAKELPMAAGEAGPDWFPEGQEEDGGLCPRLNQSSPTSKEGPTRPTPVGSPEDPSDPPQPYRLADDYSPAPAAFQGLSLSSHMSLLHSRNSCKTLKCPKCNWHYKYQQTLDVHMREKHPESNSHCSYCSAGGAHPRLARGESYNCGYKPYRCDVCNYSTTTKGNLSIHMQSDKHLANLQGFQAGPGGQGSPPEASLPPSAGDKEPKTKSSWQCKVCSYETNISRNLRIHMTSEKHMQNVLMLHQGLPLGLPPGLMGPGPPPPPGATPANPPELFQYFGPQALGQPQAPLPGPGLRPDKPLDAQLLLNGFHHLGAPARKFPTPAPGSVSPDAHLPPSQLLGSSPDGPPASPAPDDSPSLKVFRCLVCQAFSTDSLELLLYHCSVGRSLPEAEWKEVAGDTHRCKLCCYGTQLKANFQLHLKTDKHAQKYQLAAHLREGGGAVGTPSPVPLGDGAPYGSVSPLHLRCNICDFESNSKEKMQLHSRGAAHEENSQIYKFLLEMEGAEAGAELGLYHCLLCAWETPSRLAVLQHLRAPAHRDAQAQRRLQLLQNGPAAEEGLSALQSILSFSHGQLRPPGKASVTPLAEPPTLQKDTQNKTEQLASEEAENKPGPSGDSANQTMVYCCPYCSFMSAESDQVRAHTVSQHAVQPKYRCPLCQEQLVGRPALHFHLSHLHNVVPECVEKLLLVATTVEMTFMTKVLHGSSLSPVEEGPEPPIPGPEPAPSRDQALGEGPNLTPEASPDPLPEPPPPSAEAPDKPMGSPDQAPSPAPSPVPRPDAQAEEMAPPPTMAEEEEGTVGEPRPAEPVPADSRHPLSYRKTTNFALDKFLDPARPYKCTVCKESFTQKNILLVHYNSVSHLHKMKKAAIDPSAPARGEAGAPPTTTAATDKPFKCTVCRVSYNQSSTLEIHMRSVLHQTRSRGAKTDAKAEGPERSQEEPKEGETEGEVGTEKKGPDSGGFISGLPFLSPPPPPLDLHRFPAPLFTPPVLPPFPLVPESLLKLQQQQLLLPFYLHDLKVAPKLALAGPAPMLSLPAATPPPPPPPPKGELAEREWERPPMTEEGNEAAPSSPPHPMPNEAARTAAKALLENFGFELVIQYNEGKQAVPPPPTPPPPEALGGGDKLACGACGKLFSNMLILKTHEEHVHRRFLPFEALSRYAAQFRKSYDSLYPPPAEPPKPPDGPLDSPAPQLGPPFLVPESEAGGTRPFEERNRAGGRWPPEEEESSRGNFPPLVPAGRRFSRTKFTEFQTQALQSFFETSAYPKDGEVERLASLLGLASRVVVVWFQNARQKARKNASEGGPVPTGGGTGGTSGCRRCHATFSCVFELVRHLKKCYDDQPLEEEEEEAERGEEEEEEVEEEEAEEEQGLEPPAEPEGPSPEPPDREELSHTEAAKPGGREPEGKAPPSPAPAHTCDQCTMSFPSQDLLTSHRRLHFLPSAQPSAPPHLLDLPLLVFGERNPLVAGTPPVPGPPLKRKHEDGSLSPTGSEAGGGGEGEPPRDKRLRTTILPEQLEILYRWYMQDSNPTRKMLDCISEEVGLKKRVVQVWFQNTRARERKGQFRSTPGGMPSPAVKPSVTPTPAPFPKFNLLLGKVDDGVGREAPKREVPAFPYHPVTSAAGALPFLPLGKEATTPELPLPLPLPPPPSEDEGPEEPSKASPENEACSPSAGDLSDSSASSLAEPESPGAGGTSGGAGSGTGVPDGMGQRRYRTQMSSLQLKIMKACYEAYRTPTMQECEVLGEEIGLPKRVIQVWFQNARAKEKKAKLQGAAVGGSGGSNEGPLGAQRTDCPYCDVKYDFYVSCRGHLFSRQHLAKLKEAVRAQLKSESKCYDVAPAPEAPPATKAPLTTTPASLPLGAAPALPRLAPVLLSSPALTQPPLGSLAPFNSGPAASSGLLGLATSVLPTTTVVQTAGPGRPLPQRPVPDQTNTSTAGTTDPVPGPPTEPSGDKVSGERKPVTAPTNSSNDGLKNLKALKATVPALLGGQFLPFPLPPAGGAAPPAVFGSQLQGAYFQQLYGMKKGLFPMNPVIPQTLIGLLPNALLQPPPQAPEPTATAPSKPPELPAPGEGEAGEADELLTSSTGISTVDVTHRYLCRQCKMAFDGEAPATAHQRSFCFFGRGPGGSMPPPLRVPICTYHCLACEVLLSGREALASHLRSSAHRRKAAPPPEGPPITVTNAATAATAAVAFAKEEARLPHTDSNPKTTTTSTLLAL; from the exons ATGGCCACCCTTAACTCATCCTCTTCCGCTGGCACCACCCCCTCCCCTGGACAAGATGCCCTGTCCCCACCTCCGGACACCTCCTCCTCCCACACCCCCTCTGATCCTGTCACCAAAGATCCCCCTGCTGCCCCCTCCACCTCTGAGAGCATAAGGCCCTCAGAGCCAGGGGGGCAGCCCCTGGAGTCAGGCTGTGGCCTCGTCCCACCAAAGGAGATCGGGGAGCCCCAACGAGAGCCTGGCTGTGGTCTCTTCCCACCAAAGGATCTGGGGGTGGAAGAGGacaaggaaaaggaggaggaaggagaagggcTCCCTCCCGTGGACCTAAACAACCACTTATTCTTCACAGCTGGCGGTGAGGCCTACCTGGTGGCCAAGCTGTCCCTGCCAGGTGGCAGTGAACTCCTGTTACCAAAGGGCTTTCCCTGGGGTGAGGCAGGCATCAAGAAAGACCCCAGCCTGCCCCTCCTtgcccacccaccccccacccacctcACTGCCCTTCACATCCAACATGGCTTTGACCCAATCCAAGGCTTTAGCTCTTCTGACCAAATTCTGTCCCACGATACCTCAGCGCCACCTCCGGCCGCCTGTGAGGGAAGGGATGGAGCCTTCTGGAGCTACCAGCTGGCTCCAAACCCACCCGGAGATCCCAAAGATGGCCTCATGGGGAGCAAGGAGGGAGACCACAGGGCACTCTTCTGGCTCTGCCTTCTGTGCCGCCTGGGTTTCAGCAGGCCCCAGGCCTTTATGGGCCACACACAGTCTCATGGAGTGAAGCTAACTCCTGCCCAACATGAGGGCCTGCCAGGCAGCCCAGCCATGCTCCAGGAGGGGGGCAAGGGCTGCATGGCCCTTATAAGCTTTCTGGAACCAAAACCCCCTGCTTGTCCCCCTTTTGAGATACCCCTTGACAATAACAGCACAGTGAACCTGGAGGCCAATGTAGCCCAGACAGAGGATGGTCCCCCTGAGGCAGAAGTCCAGGCCCATGTCCTACCCCCTGAAGAAGTCATGGCCCTCAGCCCACCTTCTCCACCCACAACCCCAGCCACCTGGGACCCCAGCCCAACCCAAGCCAAAGAATTGCCAATGGCAGCAGGTGAGGCAGGGCCAGATTGGTTCCCTGAGGGGCAAGAAGAGGATGGAGGGCTCTGCCCCCGACTCAACCAAAGCTCACCCACCTCCAAGGAGGGGCCCACTCGCCCCACCCCAGTGGGCTCCCCTGAAGACCCCAGTGACCCACCACAGCCCTACCGCCTGGCTGATGACTACAGCCCAGCCCCAGCAGCCTTCCAGGGCCTCAGCCTATCCAGCCACATGTCTCTGCTACACTCACGCAACTCCTGCAAGACACTCAAGTGTCCCAAGTGCAACTGGCACTACAAGTACCAGCAGACCCTGGACGTGCACATGCGGGAGAAGCACCCCGAGAGCAACAGTCACTGCAGCTACTGCAGCGCTGGCGGTGCCCACCCCCGCCTAGCCCGTGGAGAGAGCTACAACTGTGGCTACAAGCCCTACCGCTGCGACGTCTGCAACtactccaccaccaccaagggcAACCTCAGCATCCACATGCAGTCTGACAAGCACCTGGCCAACCTGCAGGGCTTCCAGGCAGGTCCTGGTGGGCAGGGCAGTCCCCCAGAGGCATCACTCCCACCCTCAGCAGGGGACAAAGAGCCCAAGACCAAATCGTCCTGGCAGTGCAAGGTGTGCAGCTATGAGACGAACATCTCCCGCAACCTTCGCATCCATATGACCTCCGAGAAGCACATGCAGAACGTCCTGATGTTGCACCAGGGGCTGCCGCTAGGCCTGCCACCTGGGCTGATGGGGCCGGGCCCCCCTCCTCCCCCAGGGGCTACCCCTGCCAACCCTCCTGAGCTCTTCCAGTACTTCGGGCCCCAGGCCTTGGGGCAGCCTCAGGCTCCCTTGCCTGGCCCTGGGCTGAGGCCAGATAAGCCCCTGGATGCCCAGCTGCTTCTCAATGGTTTCCACCATCTTGGAGCACCTGCCCGCAAGTTCCCCACACCTG cccctggcagcgTCTCCCCCGACGCCCACCTGCCTCCAAGTCAGCTCCTGGGTTCCTCGCCTGACGGCCCGCCTGCCTCACCAGCCCCAGATGATAGCCCGTCCCTGAAGGTGTTCCGCTGTCTAGTGTGCCAGGCCTTCAGCACCGACAGCCTGGAGCTGCTGCTTTACCACTGCAGTGTGGGCCGAAGCCTCCCTGAAGCCGAGTGGAAGGAGGTCGCTGGCGACACCCACCGCTGCAAGCTCTGCTGCTACGGCACTCAGCTCAAGGCCAACTTCCAGCTCCACCTCAAGACAGACAAACACGCCCAGAAGTACCAGCTGGCGGCCCACCTGCGGGAGGGGGGCGGGGCCGTGGGCACCCCCTCACCAGTGCCCCTAGGAGACGGAGCTCCTTACGGGTCTGTCTCCCCCCTGCACCTGCGCTGCAACATCTGTGACTTTGAGTCCAACAGCAAGGAGAAGATGCAGCTGCACTCCCGGGGTGCAGCCCATGAGGAGAACAGCCAGATCTATAAA TTTCTGCTGGAGATGGAGGGAGCTGAAGCAGGGGCCGAGCTGGGGCTCTACCACTGCCTGCTGTGCGCCTGGGAGACACCCTCCCGCTTGGCTGTGTTGCAACACCTGCGTGCACCTGCTCACCGCGACGCCCAGGCCCAGAGGCGCCTGCAGCTGCTGCAGAATGGCCCAGCAGCTGAGGAAGGACTCTCAGCTCTTCAGAGCATCCTGAGCTTCAGCCATGGGCAGCTCCGGCCTCCTG GGAAGGCTTCTGTCACCCCCTTAGCTGAGCCACCCACCCTGCAGAAAGACACCCAGAACAAGACAGAACAATTGG CTTCTGAAGAGGCAGAGAACAAGCCTGGCCCTTCAGGAGACAGTGCCAACCAGACCATG GTATACTGCTGTCCGTACTGCAGCTTCATGAGCGCAGAGTCCGACCAGGTGAGGGCTCATACAGTCTCCCAGCATGCAGTGCAGCCCAAGTACAGATGCCCACTGtgtcaggagcagctggtgggtcgaCCTGCCCTGCACTTCCACCTTAGCCACCTTCACAACGTGGTACCCGAGTGCGTTGAGAAGCTGCTGCTTGTG GCTACAACTGTAGAGATGACCTTTATGACCAAAGTGCTGCATGGGTCCAGTCTAAGCCCTGTGGAGGAAGGCCCAGAGCCCCCCATTCCCGGGCCAGAGCCTGCACCCAGCAGAGACCAGGCGTTAg GAGAAGGCCCTAACCTGACCCCAGAAGCCAGTCCAGATCCTCTTCCTGAGCCTCCCCCACCCTCAGCTGAGGCCCCAGACAAGCCCATGGGAAGCCCTGACCAGGCCCCTTCTCCAGCCCCATCTCCAGTTCCCCGGCCTGATGCCCAAGCTGAAGAAATGGCTCCTCCACCCACCATGGCTGAGGAGGAAGAGGGGACCGTTGGGGAGCCCCGCCCTGCAGAGCCAGTTCCAGCTGACTCTCGCCACCCTCTGTCCTATCGGAAGACCACCAACTTCGCCCTGGACAAGTTTCTTGACCCCGCCCGGCCATATAAGTGCACTGTGTGTAAGGAGTCCTTCACCCAGAAGAATATCCTCCTAGTTCATTATAATTCTGTCTCACACCTTCATAAGATGAAGAAGGCTGCCATTGACCCCTCTGCCCCTGCCCGGGGAGAGGCTGGCGCCCCACCTACCACCACTGCTGCCACAGACAAGCCCTTTAAGTGCACAGTCTGCCGAGTTTCCTACAACCAGAGCTCCACACTGGAGATCCACATGCGATCAGTTCTGCATCAGACTCGCTCTAGGGGGGCCAAGACTGACGCcaaggctgaggggccagagCGCAGCCAAGAAGAGCCCAAGGAAGGCGAGACAGAGGGGGAGGTGGGCACTGAGAAGAAGGGCCCTGACTCTGGTGGCTTCATATCTGGATtgcccttcctgtcccctccaccCCCTCCCTTGGACCTCCACCGATTCCCAGCCCCGCTCTTCACCCCACCAGTCCTGCCCCCCTTCCCTCTGGTACCCGAGTCACTGCTTAAgctccagcagcagcagctgctCCTGCCCTTCTACCTCCACGACCTCAAGGTGGCGCCCAAGCTGGCACTGGCTGGGCCTGCACCCATGCTGTCCCTGCCAGCtgccacccctccacccccacccccaccccccaagggTGAGCTGGCCGAGCGGGAGTGGGAGCGGCCCCCCATGACAGAAGAAGGGAATGAGGCAGCACCCTCCTCGCCACCCCACCCAATGCCCAACGAGGCAGCCCGCACTGCAGCCAAAGCTCTTCTAGAAAACTTTGGCTTTGAGCTGGTGATCCAGTACAATGAAGGGAAGCAGGCTGTGCCCCCGCCCCCGACCCCACCCCCTCCAGAGGCCCTGGGGGGTGGGGACAAGCTGGCCTGTGGGGCCTGTGGGAAACTCTTCTCCAATATGCTTATTCTCAAGACCCACGAGGAGCATGTCCACCGCCGTTTTCTGCCCTTTGAGGCCCTGAGTCGTTATGCTGCGCAGTTTCGAAAGAGCTATGATAGCCTATACCCACCCCCTGCAGAACCCCCCAAACCTCCGGATGGGCCCCTGGACTCACCTGCTCCCCAGCTAGGCCCACCCTTCTTGGTCCCAGAGTCTGAGGCAGGGGGAACCCGTCCCTTTGAGGAGCGAAACCGGGCAGGAGGACGCTGGCCCCCAGAGGAGGAAGAAAGCTCCAGAGGAAATTTTCCTCCCCTGGTGCCTGCAGGCCGCCGGTTCTCCAGAACCAAGTTCACAGAGTTCCAGACCCAAGCCCTGCAGTCTTTCTTTGAGACCAGCGCCTACCCCAAGGATGGAGAGGTGGAGCGGCTTGCAAGTCTCTTGGGCCTAGCTAGCCGCGTGGTGGTAGTATGGTTCCAGAATGCCCGCCAGAAAGCACGCAAAAATGCCAGTGAGGGTGGGCCTGTGCCAACTGGAGGAGGAACTGGGGGAACCTCTGGCTGCAGGCGCTGCCATGCCACCTTTTCCTGTGTTTTTGAGTTGGTGCGGCACCTCAAGAAATGCTATGATGACCAGCCCcttgaagaggaggaggaagaggcagagagaggggaagaagaggaagaagaggtggAGGAGGAAGAAGCAGAGGAGGAACAGGGCCTTGAACCGCCAGCAGAGCCTGAGGGCCCATCGCCAGAGCCTCCAGACAGGGAGGAGCTGAGCCACACAGAGGCAGCAAAGCCAGGAGGCAGAGAGCCTGAAGGGAAGgctcctccctcccctgccccagcccaCACCTGTGACCAGTGCACCATGTCTTTCCCCAGCCAGGACCTCCTGACCAGTCACCGAAGACTACATTTCCTGCCATCTGCACAGCCTAGTGCTCCCCCACACCTCTTAGATCTGCCCTTGCTGGTGTTTGGGGAGCGTAATCCCCTGGTGGCAGGCACTCCACCAGTGCCAGGGCCACCCCTCAAAAGAAAGCATGAGGATGGCAGCCTGTCCCCCACAGGCAGTGAAGCTGGGGGCGGAGGGGAGGGCGAGCCCCCCAGGGACAAGCGTCTTCGCACCACCATCCTGCCTGAGCAGCTGGAGATCCTGTACCGTTGGTACATGCAGGACTCCAACCCAACACGCAAGATGCTTGATTGCATCTCGGAAGAGGTGGGGCTCAAAAAGCGAGTGGTACAGGTCTGGTTCCAGAATACCAGGGCCCGGGAGAGAAAAGGGCAGTTTAGAAGCACCCCTGGAGGCATGCCCAGTCCAGCAGTCAAACCCTCTGTCACACCCACTCCAGCACCCTTCCCCAAGTTCAATCTCTTGTTGGGCAAGGTAGATGATGGGGTTGGGAGGGAAGCCCCAAAGAGGGAAGTACCGGCTTTTCCCTACCACCCGGTCACCTCTGCTGCTGGAGCCCTGCCTTTCCTACCACTGGGGAAAGAGGCCACCACCCCAGAGCTGCCTCTACCTCTCCCACTTCCCCCTCCGCCCAGTGAAGATGAGGGCCCAGAGGAACCGTCTAAAGCTTCTCCAGAGAATGAGGCTTGCAGTCCATCTGCAGGGGATCTGAGTGACTCATCTGCTTCCAGCCTGGCTGAGCCAGAGTCCCCTGGGGCTGGAGGGACCAGTGGGGGAGCAGGAAGTGGGACTGGGGTTCCAGATGGCATGGGGCAGCGGCGCTACAGGACCCAGATGAGCAGCCTGCAGTTGAAGATCATGAAGGCCTGCTACGAAGCCTACCGCACCCCTACCATGCAGGAGTGCGAGGTGTTGGGGGAGGAGATTGGGCTGCCCAAGAGAGTCATCCAGGTCTGGTTCCAGAATGCTCGTGCCAAGGAAAAGAAGGCCAAACTGCagggggcagcagttgggggctCTGGGGGCAGCAATGAGGGCCCCCTGGGAGCCCAGCGCACAGACTGCCCCTATTGTGATGTCAAATATGATTTCTATGTCTCCTGCCGAGGCCACCTCTTTTCCCGCCAGCACCTGGCCAAGCTCAAGGAGGCAGTCCGAGCACAGCTGAAGAGTGAAAGCAAGTGCTACGACGTGGCCCCAGCACCCGAGGCACCCCCAGCAACCAAGGCCCCACTAACCACCACACCTGCTTCCTTGCCCCTTGGGGCTGCGCCAGCCCTGCCTCGCCTGGCCCCAGTTCTCTTGTCCAGCCCAGCTCTGACCCAGCCCCCACTGGGCAGCTTAGCTCCTTTCAATTCAG GCCCTGCAGCCTCCTCAGGCCTCCTTGGCCTCGCCACTTCGGTCCTGCCTACAACCACAGTGGTCCAGACTGCTGGCCCAGGCCGCCCCTTACCTCAGAGACCTGTGCCTGACCAAACCAACACCTCCACAGCAGGCACCACTGACCCTGTCCCAGGCCCACCAACTGAGCCCTCAGGGGACAAGGTCTCTGGTGAGCGAAAGCCAGTCACAGCCCCCACCAACTCCTCCAATGATGGCCTCAAGAACCTCAAAGCATTGAAGGCCACTGTGCCAGCTCTGCTGGGGGGCCAATTCCTGCCCTTCCCACTGCCTCCTGCAGGGGGAGCAGCACCGCCAGCTGTCTTTGGCTCCCAGTTACAGGGAGCCTACTTCCAACAGCTCTATGGCATGAAGAAGGGGCTATTTCCCATGAACCCGGTGATACCTCAGACCCTCATTGGGCTGCTCCCCAATGCCCTCCTCCAGCCACCACCCCAGGCCCCTGAGCCCACAGCCACAGCGCCTTCAAAGCCACCTGAACTGCCCGCTCCAGGGGAGGGGGAGGCTGGTGAGGCCGATGAGCTGCTGACAAGCAGCACTGGCATTTCCACCGTGGATGTGACCCATCGCTACCTGTGCCGCCAGTGCAAGATGGCATTTGATGGGGAGGCCCCAGCCACTGCTCACCAGAGATCCTTCTGCTTCTTTGGGCGGGGCCCTGGGGGTTCCATGCCCCCTCCACTACGGGTGCCCATCTGCACCTACCACTGCCTGGCGTGTGAGGTGCTGCTGAGTGGGCGTGAAGCCCTGGCCTCCCACCTGCGCTCCTCGGCCCACAGGCGCAAGGCGGCCCCACCCCCAGAGGGCCCACCCATCACCGTCACCAACGCGGCCACTGCTGCCACAGCTGCTGTGGCTTTTGCCAAAGAGGAAGCAAGATTACCTCACACGGACTCCAACCCAAAAACTACTACTACCTCTACACTTCTAGCTTTATAA